AGCTTATGAAAACCATCAAATAATTATTCTCCACAGCATATTGATGGTAATTTATCTAGAATGAAGCTGAAGCATCAAAATGCGTATTCATGGTGGATGTTatgaatccatctgtagcaagtGATATGTGTAAATAAGTACCTGAAGAATCATGGTCGATGTTATGAACCCAAATGCATATTCACCAACACGGGGATGGCTAATTATTGCCACTTCTTTAAATGCTTCTGTATTTTGATCTGTCAATGAAGAATAGTACATAATAAGATTTCTGGTGGGACAGAAGGAATTACACGGAAGATGTGACATAAGGATTTCAATGCCACCAGTTTGTCAATGTCTATGTAAACACAAATGTGGTGCACAGAAACACCAGTGTGTCAATATCAGGACTCATTCAGTATTTTTTTAACTATAAGTCATACAGTCTTCATGCAGTTAGTTCTATATTAACTTCATAAGTTCGTGTAACTGGAAAAAGAACTGGCGACCTATAAATGTGTTCAACTCTTTTATGAAGTACAAAACACTGGTGCTTATATAAAGTTTACCATAATAAGAACACATTGGTTTTGGATATGCAAGTCATGCAACTGAGTAACTGACACTTCTTTCAAGGAGGTACCATTCATTAACGATGAAAATTATGAAACAGAAATTTAAGAAGAGAACAAACATAGATGGTCGATATTCTAGAGCACTTGGCTAATTATTGCCACTTCTTTAAATGCTTTTGTATTTTGATCTGTCAATGAAGAATAGTACATAATAAGATTTTTGGTGGGACAGAAGGAATTACACTGAAGATGTGACATAAGGATTTCAAATTTTCATTGCCACCAGTTTTTCAATGCCTATGGAAAGACAAATGTGGTGCACAGAAACACCAGTGTGTCAATATCAGGACTCATTCGGTCTTTTTTTAACTATCTCATACAGTCTTCATGTAGCTTGTTCTATATTAACTTCATAAGTTCGTGTAACTGGAAAAAGAACTGGTAACCTATAAATGTGTTGAACTCTTTTATGAAGTACACTAGTCCTTATATAAAGTTCACCATAATAGGATTACATCGGTTTTGGATATACAAGTCATGCAACTGAGTGACTGACACTTCTTTCAAGGAGCAACCATTCATTAACAACGAAAATTATGAATGACAGAAATTTAAGAAAAGAACAAACATAGATGGTCCATATTTCTAGAGCAGTTAGCTGTAGATGAGCAATGAATTACCTGGTGAGACAGCAGTGCTAACTTGCTTGGATGCAGAATATATGTGCCTTACAAATGGCATTTTCTTTATAAACCATTCTCCAACCCAGAAGACAGTTGAGCCCACCCAGGAAGACACAAATATCCCAACAATAAATATGAATACCAAGGACGTCACAAACCCAAGGCCTGGAATCAAGATTATAGTACTCAGCATTAAGCAAAATCATGAATAATTGTCAGTACAATGAGCAAATAACAACTTATTTTTAATAGCCTAAGGCTACTGCTGCCTCATGTACTAACCGATTTCAGAGGATCTCATTTTGTGTCACTATCAGGAGCTCGGTACCATTTTAAATCGTAAAGCAAAGAGAGCAGTATTATAAACTAAATAAACCTTATCAGTCCCACAAAGAAAAACACAAATGTCTCTTTGAACTCAAATTTGCATTTGCTAGATCCTATTATAGATTAAATCTAGTAGATCAAATACATGCAAAAGGCCTAGTGGGAAAAAAGGTAGGCTACTTAGGCCTATAAAACTATACAACATACAAATAGAGTAAATATACAACATTACTGTTTTTCTAATGCTGCAATTTTACCattaggccttgtttggtactagagttttagtggggattagcggggataatccgctccaaactttaaatccccacttatccccaatgcatgtttggtgctagagtatgagcgagtttaatccccactcatccccacttttccccaaattttagtgtaattttttcaatccccaatactctacccctacctagtggattggggatggggttttgtggggattggATGACAGCAGcgattcacccaatactctagagtattatccccactgaaacactagtaccaaacaagccctaaGTAAGTAGCGTATGGCTAGACAGAAGTACGTGGGAAACAATTACCAAATATGTCGACTCCAAGTTTCGCATAGAGTGGACTGAAGAAGCCATCGAAAAATCGAATAAACCACCATGTGATGAAGAAGGTCACAGCAATAGGAAAGATAACCACActgcaaagaaaaaaaaagaagaagattaGGCATGGATAACTTATAGGTTTTGAGACCTCTATGAATCAGTTGTTGGCAAGCATACCATCCAGTCATAAATTTCCTTGACACCCAGCTTTGGAGAACAGCAAAGCATGCCTGTTGAAGTGTCGCAAAGCAGGTTAAGTATGAAATAACCATTTTGAAGAAATGGAACGTAGCATGCAGAGAAGTGCAATTCATTTGGGTAAAAcgagaaaataaaacaaaaaaacaaTACCGGGAACAAGTATTGTCTAGTTTGCTTGAACAGTTTTTGCACTTGTAGTACTTTGATGATGTTAAAATAATCGATGGTTTCCTAAATAAAATTTAAAGATGGAAACAATGTACAGATAGCCAAAAGCAACTATTCAACAACCGGTGCTATTTGCCCAGAGGATGTTGTGAAATTTCCAAGTCAGTCTAACGAGTTTGGGGTTCCAAAGACCAACACTAAGGAGCAGTTCAAACTTGCAGTTGCCACTACTGACATGCATTTGCTAGCTATGAGAATGAATATAAATATATGCGCTTACTGCATGCTCAAATTCAAGATCAAGACAAGCACATAGCAGACGGCTCTTTAAGCAGTAGCAGAAATTAAAGCAGGCATGCAAGATGATAGGTCAAAATCTGCTCCGAGCATCATGAACAGGAGGTATGGTGAGTAGAGGCACTTGGAGGCTGGAGCTGGAGCTTTGTAAAAGCACAAGCATCTTTACCTCCAACATGACCGCAGTCAATTTCTCAGATTGGTAGCGCGGCCTCCTAAACATCTGGCGGCCAACACACGGTACGCATAAGCATGACGAACTAAGCAGGGCTAGTGCAGCCATGGAAGCCCTTAACCAGGCCGCGAAACGCGAGGTCAACCATGGGTACCGTTTTACTCCAGAAGGCAGAATCCTACCTATCCTCAACTGTCGGCCAGATCCATCCGAGCTAGCAACTAGTACGAGGGTTTCCTCAACTCTAATAATCCCCGCCGCGCCGAATCGAGGGCAGCAGAAGCGGCGCTACCTAAGAGCatggagtagtagtagtagtagtagtagtagtagtaaggCGCGCAGTAGATGGATCCGGACCTGGCGGGTGGATGTTGCCGGCGAGGTGGGGCGCGGCGGCGACTTGACGGGGTCCTCGGGGTCGGCGGGGTCGGACGCCTGGCCCATGGGCACGGCGACGTACTCCTTCTCCTCCGGCATTGCGGCGGAAGGTTCTGGAGGCAGGTGGGTGGGGTgggggacgaggaggaggacgatctGCTAGTGTCGTGTGTAGCAGCGGCGGAAGGAGGCACTTGGTTTGGGAGGGGATTCGCGTCGTGGGAGGAAATACGCTTCTTTTGCACAGAACCACAACAATGATATTTCTTTACACCAAACACCAATATTTGGGGAAACGATTTGCACAAAACACAAATACTTCAATTAGGAGCCTTAACGGGGAATTAACCACATTAGGCCCACTTTCATAATCAAGGCGGCATGCAACATAGATTTCACAAGCTCTTTGCCGGACATAGATGAACAGAGGAGTTCAATCATGGTCAGCAGCAGCACCACAGCTCCGAGGCGGCAAGCGTCCGCAGGGAGGGGCACACCGGCGGAGAAGGGACCTCTCCCTCACCGGCCCACTCCGAACCTCTCCCATGGACATTCTTTTGGGTGGCGATGTTGTTTCACGATATCCGATGTTAAGAGAATCTTCACCGGCGCCCCCCATAGTGATCTCGATAGCGA
This Lolium perenne isolate Kyuss_39 chromosome 1, Kyuss_2.0, whole genome shotgun sequence DNA region includes the following protein-coding sequences:
- the LOC127323611 gene encoding protein LIKE COV 2; protein product: MPEEKEYVAVPMGQASDPADPEDPVKSPPRPTSPATSTRQACFAVLQSWVSRKFMTGCVVIFPIAVTFFITWWFIRFFDGFFSPLYAKLGVDIFGLGFVTSLVFIFIVGIFVSSWVGSTVFWVGEWFIKKMPFVRHIYSASKQVSTAVSPDQNTEAFKEVAIISHPRVGEYAFGFITSTMILQTDKGDEELCSVYVPTNHLYIGDIFLVNSAEIIRPNLSIREGIEIIVSGGMTMPQVITSLGPAPHKNQGTRLSRMTTA